tctttttttgtattttaaaatcttactaTAGcattatatatgattttttgaaatatgtatattatgatttttattatgtgGAGACAAATTTCATACTATGTGGcttaaataaattgtaatttattataatgtgcaatttattgttatttgtaTATGGCTCAAGTTGTTTTCATAAGTATATAgatgttattttcatatagaatataattattaaaagattcTACTgtatataaagaaagaaaaagaataatcaGTGCAATGTGTGTCTGAGGAACCAAATTATTGTTGAGTAAAAGAATTTTCAATAGTTTAGTTACTTCAAAGTTTGAGGTCATCTAGCCCCATCATAAAAGTCTCTCTaatgttattaaattaattttttgagtttaataatattttcaattaaaatttaaaatcaattattacaGAGTATAAATTAAGGATCACAAGTAACCCGATCAATCTCACTGGTTAGAAAAACAAATCCAACCAAAAACAGAAaccctaaaagaaaaacaaaagttgTCAAACTTCTAAAAGAATGTGCCCTTTCTACTCATTCCAACAAGTCCAAGCACTATCCAATGTTTTAGGGTTCTTAACATGTGCAAAGAAAGAGAGTGGAAAGACATTAATTAGCCCTTCAAAAACCCTAATAATTTACAGCATGTGTGTGGGTAATCCAACGTGATTAATAAGTCAACCACGCAAAAACGAGGAcacagaaaagaaaaccccCACGCCAGAAGAAGCTCAAATATAGATTACAGAAGAAACGAGATCATATTATGTGCTTAATTCTTTTAGAGAGGGACCGAACTAAAGACTTTGTGTTTAGCAAAATAGTCTTAAGGTACATGCAGGAATGTAATGCGCAAACCCACTGAACTACTGTAGGTCACATGAACTTCAACAAAGCCACTCTTAGGTTTTTGACGAGATCCTTCACTGCCATGGAGTTGTTCTCATCCATCTGCATCAATATGGAGAATGATTAATTTGATGGCATGCGTTTAACATATTCTTAATGTTTGAATATTATGATATAGTTATTGGCTTATCGATTCAGTAGTACCAGCAGGTACATGTTGGAATTTAAATTACCTGCGCAATTATGGTGATATCAAGGGTGGAACTCCCAAATGGCAAGACAGTGTTGTTGATGATAGATAAGTGAAGATTCTCTACTTCGTGTAGTATTTTGGGTACAACTCCCTGTTGTTTCTCACAGTGGATTCGAAAAAGTACATCCTTATCCGAGACTCTTGCTTCAATCTCTGGGAGTGCTGAATCAGAGCAACCATCGGAGTTGTCATCACAAGAAGAAGATTCATCGTCAGCAGAGAGCTGAGACTTCTTTATTAGGATAATTGATTCCATAGTTCTCTTCTTGGTCTGGTCCTCGAGCATTTTCACTCGTTCTTGAAGTTGTTTCACATGCTTGATAGCATCTCCGAGGACAGAAGCTTTGTCCATCTTCACATGCGGATAGACATTACTCATTACCTTAGTAAGATTTCATTCAAGGAAAACTTTATTGAAACTGAGACATGTACAAGAACAGAACAAAGAAATACCTTCTTTAGGCCTGGAACAAGGGCTGAAAGAGCAATAAACCGCTGGCTAAGTTTTtctctcctctttctttcaGCCAGTATATGATCCTGAGCATGAGAAGCAGTTCTAGTCACGGAGTAAGGCCTCTTGTTATTAGTAATTCCTTGGATGGTCTTTATGTCATGATTTTGAATATCATAAGGAGGCCTTGAAATCACAGGTTGGAAGTGCATATTTCTTGGCGACGCAGCCTCATCCTTCGGCTTCATGTAAAATCTTTGGGAATTTACAGGTGACGAAACTTTTGGGGtctcaaaagaaagaagttgAGAGGTAGAAGAAGGCTTTGCTGACTGGTCCTCTGTGGTGATGTCCGAGTTCCAGCTATTTGTCTTATGCAGTTTACTGGGTCTCTCATAGCTGGTCTGAGATGTTTCAATAAAGTAACTACTTAAAGTGGTtccagcagcagcagcagtgGCAGTGCTTTTGGCAGTGAAAACAGGGTAAGAGGAATTGCTGTCGGAAGAGAAAGATGGTTGGAGTTCATCTCCAAGTGCAGTTACCATGTTTTGAGTGGTCAACGCAGCTAGAGTGTTGATATGATATTCTTGGATTAACTTGTAATCATCCAAATCCTGTGATTAGCACAGAATTATTATCAGAAAAAAACCTTGTAGTTTAGGAATTgggttgaaagaaaaacaaaattatgccaaagaattatgtatagatgaaaaattatatatgtattgtACCTGTTCAGTAAACCATCTAGCCGATTCCATATCCATTAGGGTAGCTTATTCTCAGAGGATTTAGTTCAGAGAACCGATGGCAAGAATATAGAAGCTGCAAAGTagataaatcaaattatacaTATGGTTATCTATGAGCCCTAATTACTCCAAGAACTtgatgaaaaataaacaagaatCAGATTTTGGACTAATAAAGTAGCTACAAAGTATTCATTTACTATTGAAgaacaaatttataaatattactcaAAGACTTCAAGAACACAAATTCATGAATATTACAAGAGTATATCTATGCATGGAACCCTAATTTTATGAAACTCGATATCACAGAAAAAGAATGTAAGGCTTTTACCTTCTTCTCAAGTAAGAGGAAATAGGTACATAGTGTTGCAGAACTAAGttcttacttttcttttctttcaggTGCCCCTTTAATTCTTATAGTTGAGTGTGATCCACCAATTCCTCTTCTACCCACGTCTGAAAGGTTTTGTCTTCATTCTCTTCTCCTATTGAAATTGCAGGCTGGCAAGCtcttactattatttttgttgacgTGAGGTGGAATCACAGACACTTGAACTTTTATAAATGTCCAACTTGATATTTGGTTGAGATTTCGAATCCACAGGAACTGGTAAACaaacatttatttatatttcttgtccATGTCTACCAAACCCCAGAAACCCACAACTTCAGGATTATTGCATTTGTCTTTTTGCTATAATCATccatttcataaaaattttagcTCATCATATATGATGATGCTTCCATACTTTTATTTGGTCATTTTAAtgcatttaattaatatataagattTGTGTGCTGGTACTACCTTTTTTTAAGGTTAGTGCTGGGGCTATCTTatgtatgtttattttttaattagtttctGAAAACATGTTTATTCCATATTTGTAGTAGAGATTGCTAATCATACTTCTCCTTAGCTTCAATAGAATAATAGCTGgataattctttcataataaataaataaataagcaataattatataaattctaattgaattttgcgcttattttattttgatcataatttattttattttatttcaatcattCACCGTTAATCTTTATTATAATTCAGTCACTTTGCTAATAAGGAATTGGATGTCGCGgttgtttttcttaattactcttttttcattgattatttttatgacGTTTCAATCTTTGGTGAAGTAACTAAATTGAGACAcaattaaagttaaattattaaattgaaacaaattaaatttttatggttAAATTGAACTAGATGCAGTTCAATGATCATTTGCATTATAATTTCgtaatatatgtatgtatgagtattttagattttggcattaaataattagcatttattcaattatttgaaacaaataaaaaaatattaatcatctatcaatttaatttataggtgattatatatatttaaattaagtaaGAATTTTCTATAATAGTTAATATCCCATCATTCCTTGCTGaataattgtaaataaaatgtattatataaataatagtgTTATAACGACTAATTGAATAAtcatttctataaatataattatttgatttgtaatttatagttttcttataaatatttgaatgaTTCATTATAATGCTATTAtatcaattctttttcttccttattTATGGCTGGAAAGGTCACTGGAAATCTAGTGTCATATTTATCCTTCTTTTAAGTGTTCCATTTATTTATGTACTGTAATTCTATGGAAatcaattttactattttataatgttatcttctctttttatatCACATctacaaaaaaagaataattatctttttcttttttcaaattgagAATAACTTTGCTATTGAGTTAATCGTCCACTTTGGTTGGACTTTTTTTAAACTTAAGATTAAACCTTACTTCAGCCACCTTCATTACGAAAGTCAATCCAAATATGAAATTAGCCTATCTTTCTAATAGGCACAGATAAAATTACAGTTGAACAATATAAACTTTTGGTTCATATGGTATTGAAGTTTAGATTTCAATCTTGACAACttccattttattaaataaaatctttaatataaaataataaaaaaattgtactAATTATACTTCAAGCTCAAGTGAAATAGAATGGCTA
The sequence above is drawn from the Ricinus communis isolate WT05 ecotype wild-type chromosome 7, ASM1957865v1, whole genome shotgun sequence genome and encodes:
- the LOC8288726 gene encoding transcription factor bHLH18 gives rise to the protein MDMESARWFTEQDLDDYKLIQEYHINTLAALTTQNMVTALGDELQPSFSSDSNSSYPVFTAKSTATAAAAGTTLSSYFIETSQTSYERPSKLHKTNSWNSDITTEDQSAKPSSTSQLLSFETPKVSSPVNSQRFYMKPKDEAASPRNMHFQPVISRPPYDIQNHDIKTIQGITNNKRPYSVTRTASHAQDHILAERKRREKLSQRFIALSALVPGLKKMDKASVLGDAIKHVKQLQERVKMLEDQTKKRTMESIILIKKSQLSADDESSSCDDNSDGCSDSALPEIEARVSDKDVLFRIHCEKQQGVVPKILHEVENLHLSIINNTVLPFGSSTLDITIIAQMDENNSMAVKDLVKNLRVALLKFM